In Corvus cornix cornix isolate S_Up_H32 chromosome 17, ASM73873v5, whole genome shotgun sequence, the DNA window CCGTGGGGGACACGGGCCGTGGTGGAGCCGGTTTCTTTAGTTCCCGGAAAGGCCCATTTCCCGTTGCTAGTGGGAAGGGATTATTCTGAGAAGGGGCTGGGGATTGCAAAGACCAAACCCCTACTTgctgttttctggcttttaccaCCTTTCATCGAGTTCTTTTGAGCTTATGCAAGCGCGGAGCTTCAATGGGAAACTCCTGGTGATGTCTCCGAGGTTCAGCTCCGCCTTTTCTTGTCTCGTTAGCCAGTGGGACTGTTAATTCCCAACAGGCACACATTCCTggcttcccatgggcagggttAATGTCTGCTAAAAGCAGCCCCTTTGAAATCACGGTGCAGAGATACTCTCGGTGCTGTGCTGTACCTGTCTATAGAACAGGCATTTTGTGTAGCTCGACTGAAAGCGAGCAGAGTAACACGAATATCTCGATTGTTAAACCAGCTGTGGTCCAGAGAGCATCAGCAAAAGCACTTTAAGCAGTGGTGCCTCTTCCATGTGTGCTGAAATTAATACCTTTTTCCACTAACAGTTCATTATTTTTGTGCCTTTGGAGGCCAGCGCTCTAACCCGGGGCACGCAGGACCAGAGCTCTTAAGACCTGGTAATTGTTGGGTAATTGTCTGTGTGTAACGTGTGGGGATGCTGTGTGCTCACACTTAATCCTGCACTTTGCTCCTGTCTTACCAAAACCACCTTTGTGACTGATCTCAAACACTTTCCAAAATGCAGAGCCCGAGCCAATGTTTTACTTTGCTGTTTGGCCTTTGCGTTTTCCCCTCCTTTCATCTGTCAGGAAGAGCCGAAGGCAGAgtccctgctgcttctgctgctctctccctaGCTCTGAGGGTCCCTCACACCCTTCCTCTAGGCTCACGAACCTTGGCTGCATCTTAGAGCTCCTTATTAATCCTCTGTGTGAAGACGTGGGGTTTGACACCACGCCGAGTACAAGAACATTCACCAGAGAGCAGAAGAGTTTATTGCACGGagcaggaattcctccctggtGTAGTCACAAAAGCTTTGAACCATCAGTGggagctccagggctggctgcagtTGGAAGAGGCAGTCCCCAGGCCCAGGGCAGCCATCTGGTGCAGACCTCCCGTTTCATATTTCAGGGGATGAACTCCTGCAGAGTTCACTCACGGCTGCTTCTGCAaaagcctctgctctgcacaacTGGGCAGAGTTAAACATGTGGCTTTTCCTTGTGCCCCTCCAGCCAGAGGCCTTTTTCCCGCTGTGTAGAGCAGACCAGGATTGCACACTGAGCTGGGGAAATCAAATCAAACGTTCATTTTCCTgtgtcttcctttttcttggTGCCCATCTTGAAATGTGTTGGATCTCACTTTCTCTGGGCTTCCAGGTCCCGCTCGTATGAGTTTGGTGGAAGGTGCAGATGCCATGACCATCAAATCTTGTTGCAGATGTTTAAAGCACGGCCTGGGCCTGTTGGATTCATCCCTTGTGCCAACAGAAGGGACTATTCACCTGTGTCTCACCTTCAGGCTGAGGTGAAGGAGGGTTTGTGTGTTGGCTGAGCCTGACTCACATTCCCTCCTTCTGTGGGGCAGAAAATTCCAGCAGCTGTGTAGGGCAGGCAGTGGGGAGCAGTGACTGTTGCAATATTTACCAGCACTCCTCTGTCTCTTCAGAGACCATTTTGAAGGCGTTCAGCTTTGGTTGACTTGCTGGAAATCCTGGTGTGGCTGCAGGATTCGGGGTGGCCGGCACAAACATAAGCCACGGGTCAAGGTTTTGTGTCTCTCCCACCTCATCTCCTCACCTGCCAGGGGAGAAACGTGTGCTTGGTGCAGGTGTTGGAGCGAGACTCCTCTGGCTCTGTCCTGCCGCTGCttttttgcttggttggttttgaACCATCGTGTGCAGAATGCACAATCAGCATCTCGGAGGAGCAGCCGTAGGAAAGAGGAAGCTCACACGGAATATAAATAGCCAAATTTTAGAATGTCCCAGTGTagcagctctcctggctctTGGCAGGAGCCTGCAGAGCGCTGGGAAGCCGCGGCCTTCGTGTGTGGTTTGCAAAGGGGGAACTTTGGGGGATATCACACAAGTCAGCAAGACGAAAAATGAATGAATCTGACAGTCTTGGATatgggaaggaaatgaaatttgcttttacGCACATCAAAATGGGGAGTATCCCCTGCACGTGACCTGAAATGCAGAGTGAAAACCCTGCACAGTTGTGGCAATACTTTCCACTGTAgttgcacagcagctgccaatGATTCATGGGTTGATCCTGAgatggttttttcctcccatatGATTTAATTTATGAATTTAATTGCATGTCAGCAAGCATCTgatttttcttgatattttgGGGTTTGCAACTGCCCAGCCAAATCTCTTTTCTGAGTTAGACTGTACAGggctctggtcctgctggacCCAGAGCTTTCCTCCAGCCTGAAGGCTCAGCTTAAATGGGAGGTACACGGGGTAGGGCTGATGTGCATTTTGGGTGATGAAGATTGGGAAAGATCCCAGGACAAATTGGGAAGCGTTTCcatggcttttctttctttttgttggaAAGGGCaaagtggaagaaagaaaagtggaagAAAGACTACTTGGCCAACTTGGTTAGGTGCTGTCACTGTAGATGGGTGATCCAGAGTGGACACAAAGctttggctgtgctggcagccctcTCCCAAAGTTGTGCCAGTCCCCTGGGCAGTGTACTTGAACACAAATTTGTGCCATAATTTATCCCAGAGCACGGAACAAGAGCGGGCCAGACGCAGGTGCCAGGAAGGATGTCTGGTGTCTGCTGCCTCGTGTGGGTGCTGTCAGGGCTGGTCTGGAAGCCAGTGAATCCTGGGAGAGGCTCCTGATGCTCACAGCAGAGCTTCACAACTCCTCAAACCCGTCAACAAGCCAAACCTCTCCATAGTCTGGCATGAAGTGAGAAAAGCAGGTTCAGCCGAAAGTGAAAAAGTCAGTAACCCTGCCCAGGGGGATTCTCTGCCCTCATTCATTACAGCCATGAATGAGAGGCTTTTTCCAGCTTCCCctcagagctggctgtgcttCCCTGCCTTGATTCCCTGTGATTAACCAAGCCGTGGCTTGAGCAGGCTGTGATAACAGAGCAGTGACCGCTgctgtggtggtgctgctgaTAAAGGATGGTGGTTAAAGAGCATTTGGGTGCACGTTCAATCCGTCGGCTCGGGGTCGTGTTCTGCTCCTGTCTGCTGAGATGTGCAGCCTCTTCTGAGCCTGGGGCCCGGGGtgtggctgtccctgtgctcaCAGGGGGCAGTTTGGAGGAGGATTTTTTGCAGGGAGCAGCATCACTTCTGGGGCTCCATCCTAAGTCCTTCCATGGCAGTTTCTTCCTCAGCGAGCCCTTGTGTTGTTGTCAATGCTCAGGGCTCTTTGAGGGGCAGttgcagggaaagctgtgggCTGGCTCTGGCAGGAGAGCTTTGTCCCCACAACCCTGTGTCCCAGTGATGGTCACCTCCCCCTCTAACCAGCTTACTGCTTTCAGGCGTTTTCTCcctctgctgagctgtgggttttggtgtgtgtttgtcCATGTCCTGCCATTTGGCGAGAGGGATGGAGGGCGGGGGAGATCCCCGCAGTGTTTAAAAGGATCTGGATAAATCTTCTTAAGGGAGGCACTGACTCAGCAGAGCGTGGttagggaggaggaggaggaggagggaacCAGATTGTCCttgtggggctgcagctgctgctgagcctgtGCTGGCATGTGGTGCTGGGGGAGGCGTGTGCCCTGAGAAGCATCACCCCTTTCCTCACCAACTTTTTGGTGTTCTCCATCCTCCAGAGCAGAAATGGGAGCCTCATAGCTGGGTGCCTGTCACCTAGAGGTGCCTGTCCCCTGTACCCAgacctgtcctggctgtggctgACCCAACCCTGGTGCAGATCCCTGGGATTTCCCCCCAGCTTTGAGCTTTCCCCTGGGATTTCTGCCTCATGCAGTGgccagtgctgccagagctggtggGCAGCTTGGTTTGAGTTATTATTTATTAGGGAAATGCACCGAGGTGCTTGGTTCCTGCAGGGACAGATCACTGAGACCCTGCTCAGACCAGGAGGCAGTGTCACCTCATGGGAGGGGCAGAGGcttggggaggggagcagccatggctgggcactgggctgtgctgtcaCTGTCCCTTTCGCTGGCTTGTGAGCGGTCCCACCTTGCACTGGCATAGCCTGGCTTTGCTGAAGGGCTGAGATGTGGGGCCAAGGGACATGGGACACACCAAGAGCAGCTTCCCAAACTCCTGGCTCCACTGTGGGCAGGCTCAGCTGGCCAGACACACTGGTGTCACCTCGCTTGCATTTCTGAGCAGGTGAGGGAGACTCTCACTgccagccaggcagctgctgcctttggctCGCTGGGATCCCTTGTAGGAGCCACAAAACAACTCTGCCACACTTTGCTCTTCTTATCTCATGGTGTATCTTGTCTTTCCATGCAGAGCTCCACACAGGAGATCGGAGAAGAGCTGGAGGATGGTGTGATCTACAGCATATCCCTCCGGAAAGTGCAGCTCCATCACACGGCAAACAAAGGGCAGCGCTGGCTGGGGGTAAGCTGGgggctcctcctgccacagggGAGGTTTCAGATGTTTCCCTGCCATGGGAATCATGTATTTAtttgggagcagggagtgggagcACCTGCTGTCCTCTGCCACATGGGAAGGGGCACAGGTGACAAAATCCGCAGCCCCATTTTGAAAAATAGGGCAACTCTGATTTGTATCTGGATTTTGGCAACCTTGAGGCCTTTCCTGGGATTTCCCAAGTGCTCAGGTCTTCTCAGCTGGGTTGCTGGTGTTTGCCGTCTGAGGAGactcagcttttctttcccagttaGGAGAGCCCCAGGCACTGTAGGGGTCCCAGCCCAGACCTGAGCTTGTGAAGCTGGTGGGAACACTTTGCAGTGGATGGTGCCTTTCTTCACCCAGCCCACTGACTTCTGCTCCTGTCCTGGCAGTTTGAGAATGAGTCAGCCCTAAACCTCTACGAGACGTGTAAGGTGCGGACGATAAAAGCCGGGACCTTGGAGAAGCTGGTGGAGTACCTGGTCTCAGCCTTCAAGGGCAATGATTCCACCTATGTCACCATCTTCCTGTGCACTTACCGGGCCTTCGCCACCACCAAGCAAGTGCTGGACCTGCTGCTTAACAGGTGAGGCTGCCCTGAGCCCCACAACACAGCTGGGGGTGGCCAGGAAAGCCCCAGTATCTTCTGCTGCAATGCCTTGGAGGTCTGctggcttttcccagctccatccacTTGAAGGTTttgggacagggcagggaggacACAACTTCCCAGAAAGCTGGAGCTCTTCCAGTGAGGTGGTCAGTGCTGGCTGCTTCCCTGTTCCTGTAAGAGGGAGGTtgtggcagagggaggggagcaggacaCTGCGTAGCAGGTTCATCCTGAccccttggcagagctgggggtggtGTGGAGCGGGAGGAGGCTGCTCTGAGAGGCAGCTGAGTGCAGGGTGCTTActgcctgctctctgtgccCCACCAGGTATGGCAAACTCCACGTGCAGGCGAATGGGGACCATGCCAGGCACACTGTGGACGAGAGGATGGAGCTGAAGAAGTAAGTCTGACTGTGCTGTGGTGGCTCTGGTGGCAGCTCTTTGGGAGGGATGTGTTGTCCCAGCAGTGCTCCTGGGCTTGTGGGGGTGCAGACAGGTTTCTCCTGGCACCTGATCCTCTTTGTCTGTGTTTTCCCCCTTGCTGCAGCACCATCTCCTCCATCCTGGGGGCCTGGCTGGATCAGTACTCAGAGGATTTCCGCAAGCCCCCCGACTTCGCCTGCCTCAAGCAGCTCATCTCCTACGTGCGCCACAACATCCCCGGCTCCGACCTGGAGCGCCGAGCCCGCATCCTGCTGGCCCAGTtccagcagcaagagcagagcgAGGCCGAGGCAGAAGGTGGAGTCCTCACCCTGCTTGTGGGGTTAtttggggctgcaggtggagggAATGCTGCTGGTTGGCATCAAGGTCTCCAGAACTTGAGCCACGTGGCTGAACAGCCATAAACCCTGTTTACATGGAGGGACACTGGGAAGCTAATTCAGTTGCAGCAGAAGTGGGATTTTTAAGTGGATTAGCTAATCTGCCTTTAATCCTCTGTAGACACTTGCACCCAGGTTTAAAACGACTGTCCTTTTATCTGAGCCTCGTTGCTGGAGGTGTGAAGCCAGATGGGAATTAAGAGCCTGGGAGGTGGGGGGTGGGTGTCTGCAGGGGGCTGGCGTGGGTCGGTGTGGGCACTGTGGTGCTCAGCTTCACCCTGTCTCCTGCAGCTGTGGACCATGGCAGCTGCACCTTCCAGCTGGTGGAGGAGAACGGGGTCGGGGATGGGAAGCcagatttcctttccttctccccagagaTGGTGGCAGAACAGTTCACACTGATGGATGCTGTGAGTAGTCACCCACCAGGCAGCTCAGTGGTGCTCTGGGCACAGGCCTGGCTATTCCCATCCCTTTTTCCTCCCGGCCTGTTCTCTCCCCAGAGAACCCAAAGAGacccttctccctccctttaTCCTCCAGGAGCTGTTCAAGAAAGTGGTGCCTTACCACTGCCTGGGCTGCATCTGGTCCCAGCGGGACAAGAAGGGCAAAGAGCACCTGGCCCCCACCATCCGTGCCACGGTCTCGCAGTTCAACAGTGTGGCCAACTGTGTCATTGCCACCTGTCTCGGGGACAGGTCCCTGAAGCCACAGCAGAGGGCCAAGGTGGTGGAGCGGTGGATCGAAGTGGCTCGGGTAGGACAGCTCACCTCCCACTTCACCCAAGGGATGAGGTTTTGCCATGCTGGAATCCCAGCAGATCCTCCAGCTTTTTTTAACCCGAGTCCTGTCACCTCCTTGTCTGTCCCCAGGAGTGCCGCATCCTGAAGAACTTCTCCTCCCTCCGAGCCATCctctcagccctgcagtgcAACGCCGTGCACCGGCTGAAGAAGACCTGGGATGAGGTCCTGCGGTAAGGAGCTCCTGCGGGGCTGGTTCCAAGGGGAAGGACATGCTGTGGGCCTTGAATGTGTAAATGGGATCACCTCAACTCCAGCATTGCCTCTTGGAGTGTGCCCAAAACCCAGGGACCAATGTCAGGTGTCAGGGACCTAAGGAGGgtgaggaaataaaagcatcatCACCTCACCCTTCTGTGTGAAACATCTTGGAATAGCTCCCAAACAGCGAggcccagctggagctgaacaTAACTGGGGTCATTTGGGTGAGCAGAAGAGAGCCCAAGGAGGAAAGCCCACTGTGGCAGCGTTGCTGACTTTTCCCCTTGTTTCCccctgagcagggagagcttcCGCACATTCCATGAGCTCTCAGAGATCTTCTCCGATGAGAACAACCACTCGCTGAGCCGGGAGCTTCTCATCAAGGTAGGGGGAAGGAGAACCCGCAttgccctgctcctggcaggcagctcaGGTTTCCATGGTGTTCCAGCCAAAGGATAAAGCCCAGAGCTTCTGGAGTTGCAGGCATGGATGCAGGCAGGGCGTGCTGAGTctggggagcaggcaggggtTTCAGCAAGGCTGGGATTTCTGTTTCTCCACCCAAAACTCATTACCTGGAGCTGGCAAAACAATCCAAGGAACAGATAAGCAATGGGATGGGATCCAGAGCACCAAGCGACAGCTTCtgcccagaggcagctgcatGTTAACAGTCCAGTGCAAAATTCTCTTGATTCTGGGTGGGGTGGTGGAGTTGGTGAAAGGTGGTGgcaaaaatgtctttattctGTGTGGAGCTTCTCCACAGATCCCAGCCTAGCTCTGGTTTAGGGACtgacaggaaacaaaatgcaaaagagaacaaaatgtcCCGTTGAGGAGACATTTATACAGAAATGAGAGCAGCAGTTCCTATTCACTAAGGCTCTCCTCTCTGTGAGCCATGAAAAAGCTTTggtttcctcctctttcctacAAGGaaagttatataaaaaaaagcGGGTGTGAATTTTAGCTAAAAGGTATTAGAGCTGTTTCCCACCTGTGCTGATCCACCTCTCCCCACCATCCAGGAGGGCACATCCAAATTTGCCACCTTGGAGATCAACCCAAAGAGGGCTCAGaagcggcagcagcagcagcgagaGATGGTGAGtctggcagggctgtccctgtgccctgtccccagcagctgcccgGGCtggtcccagctctgctgacccCACTGTCCCTTCTGTCCCCACAGGGAGTGATGCAGGGCACCATTCCCTACCTTGGCACCTTCCTCACGGACCTGGTGATGCTCGACACGGCCATGAAGGATTTCCTGGATGTATGTACCTCCTCCCTATGCTCCCTTTCCTCCCAGAGCCTGGGCTGATAAAAGGCAGGCTGGTCCCCCATGTGTCCTGTATTCCCACACTGCACATCCTGTATCCCACACTGCACATCCTGTATCCCACACTGCACATCCTGTATCCCACACTGCATCCTGCACATCCTGTATCTCACACCACATCCCATATCCCACCCTGCACATCCACCTCTGTCCCAAGGAAATGGGCTACTTTTTCTCAGCACTGTTACCCACACTGCAGTGGCAGCAAGACAGAGATAGGGAAGGGTGGGAGCAATATTCTTCTGCCTGTTCCAATCTGACcttcatctctttcttttccagggtGGGCTGATCAACTttgagaagagaaggaaggtgagagcttttccctggcagctgcacagGCTGACCTGGTGCAATCACAGGCTGTGCCAGTCACTTTGGGGTTgattcctctctttttttttacttcatgtTCTTTAGTTTTGGGGGAGGGGATTCTGGTCTCATGGCTTCCATTTGCTGCAGGAGTTCGAAGTCATCGCGCAGATCAAGCTGCTCCAGTCGGCCTGCAACAACTACAGCTTCACACAGGAGGATCAGTTCGTGGAGTGGTTCCACAGCCTGGAGCGGCTCAGCGAGGCCGAGAGGTGAGTGAGAGGGGTCTGGGGTCGTGCTGGTGCCTCGGGAAGTCCCACCACTCATTtcctctgacagcagcagctgtcccgtgctcccctctctgctctgcctccctcacacttggtggcagcacagggagctcaaaccctcctctctcccctcccagctATGGGCTGTCGTGTGAAATCGAGCCACTGTCAGAGTCAGCCAGCAACACGTTGAAGGCCAAGAAAAACACCGGCATCATCAAGAGATGGAGCGAGTGAGTCCCTGGTGGGAGGTGGGGGCCAGCGTGGGGCATCCttggctgggcactgcaggggaCCAGGTGGGAATGGCCGCTATCCTGCCAGCCCAATGCACCCTCACCCTGCTCCCTTCTCACCTGCCCCACCTCTCTCCTGGCAGCCGGCAGCCACCAAGCACTGAGCCCTGTGCCAGCGGCAGCTCCCACTCGAAATCCTTCGACCAGCTCAAGTGTGGGCAGTACCTGTGCAGTGGGGATGCCACCGACTCAGTGAGCGTCACCTCCGCCGGCTCCAGCAGCTCCGACGTGGAGGAGATCAACATCAGCTTCATCCCCGAGTCCCCCGACTGCCAGGAGAAGAAGGTACGTGGCAGCTCGCAGGGTCCAGGCCTCCCAGGGCTGGTGTGGCCATTGTATGGGGACTgtcccacctctgccctggcgctggggctggggggagcaggTGGGGGGCCCGGGGGCTGCTCGGGAGGCCCCCTGCCCtttgctgctctggcagcacgGCAAGGCTCTCGTGCCTCCGGTGGCTGTAGTTGTGTCGGTCCCCCGTTGTCACAGGTCAGTGAGATCCCTCTGGCCTCCCTCCCCCAGCGCTGGTACGCCCCGTCTGTGGCCGATGGAGAAGCTAAACCCACTGTGTCCTCCGcatcccctctcctccctgccctccagtTCTGGGAATCcacctccctctcttccctggACACGTCAGGCATCGGCTCAGGCTCCAGCAgtgcctcctcctcttctgtctCCTCCACGCCGGTGACGGCCTCCCGCACACACAAGCGCTCGGTCTCCGGCATCTCCAGCTACTCCTCACTCTCGCTGCCCCTCTACAACCAGCAGGTCGACGACTGTTGCATCATCCGTGTCAGCCTGGCTGTGGACAACGGCAACATGTACAAGAGCATCCTGGTTAGTAACATCCCTGTGGAAACACCAGAGAGGGGTGGCTTGTCCTGCTTGGATACGGGCACAGCCCATTTTGGGAGGAGACTCCAGTGGGAGGCTCTCTGGGCTCACAGCACTCTGTGCTCACAGGTGACGAGCCAGGACAAGACCCCCGTGGTTATTCGCAAGGCCATGGCCAAACACAACCTGGATGGGGACCGGCCTGAAGACTATGAGCTTGTCCAGATCATCTCGGAGGAGAGAGGTGTGTGCTGGGGCGTGGGGGCTTCCCTGGGGCCATGCAGCCCGGCAGCCtgggcagcaccaggctggagctgggatgagaGGTGACAGTAAGAGGGGTCCCAGCACCTGGGGACAAACCTCGGCCCCACTCTGGTCCCCTTTCAAGGAAAGGGCACCTGACTGACCCTCACACTTGTTCACTTCCAGAGCTGAAGATCCCCGACAACGCCAACGTCTTCTACGCCATGAACTCCGCTGCCAACTATGACTTTGTGCTCAAGAAGCGGGGCTTCTCCAAGGGGGTGAAGATCAAGCACGGCTCCAGCTCCACCCTGCCCAGGATGAAGCAGAAAGGCCTGAAGATCGCCAAGGGCATCTTCTAGCCTCAGCCCCACTGCCACCCATCACCGTCGGGGCCTTGGGGGCAGCTGCTCCGGGCTTGGCTGTGGCCGGTCCTTGTGCCGCCTTGCACGGCAGAGGAGTGACCCTCACCCATGGGGGACGGCCGTGCACCTCCCTTCCGCACccagagctgagagctgggcaACTGGTGTGGgcctctgcctctctctgcacAAGCCCCAGTTCCAATCAGGTCTTTTTTTTCTAcacaggaaggcagcagtgggggGGATTTGtctattgttttgttttgttttttaaccttCTACGGTGCGACACGAGTCCAGCCCggccagcccagagctggagccCGCCTCTGCCGTAGGTGCCTTGTGTCCGAGCGAGCCGGGGAGCGGTGACTCGCAGAGGGGCTGTTTGacgggagcagagcaggagccccCACCACCCTGGGGCTGCCAAGCCTCCTTCCCCGCTTTCCCAGTGTTACCTCCATGTCTGTCCTCCCTGGGATCACTGGCGTTGCCACCACCGCACAGCTCTGCCCGTCCTTCCCTTGAGAGAAGCCACGGATGCCCTGGCTGGGAGGTGAGCTGGAAGGATGCAGCCCTGCCCCAGTGCTGAGCCAGTGCAGGAGGCTGTGGCCATGCCATGATGGAGTGGGTGCCTCGTGCTCTCCCCAGCTGGAAGCCTGCGTGGTCTCGCTCCTCTCCCGATCCAGCGCATCCTCCAGCTGGACTGGGCCGGCCCACGTTCAAACTTGCACCAAAGATCAAATGCCAGTGTCTCTTCTGCTGAGGGGAGAGCTTCGGGCCGTGCCCCCAGCGCTGCCagcctgaggaggaggagagcaaagTTCTGTCTGAAACTGTGTATATAGAGACTTCGGGTCTGTGTGGGCACGCGAGGGGCCAGAGAGCTCAGGGTGCTCCAGGTGccccagctgccactgcctgaCCCACAGAAAGTGCCACTCACCTTGGGCTTTAACCGGACTTTTTCAAACACTGACCAGGGGAGAAGCAGCaatgagacttttttttgtataaaacaaaaaagtttactgatttttttttttcagtatttattggTTGTAAATAGAAGAGGCAAACTTGTACATTTTACTAATCcagcctccccctgccctgcagcccagtCCCTCTCCTGTGCCCCCCTGCTATTTAAGGCTGCTGGGAGGGACGCtggtagcagcagcagcactgctctgctgtgctcatgGGGTGCACACCCTGCCAGCCACCCCCTCCCAAATTCTCTACCACTAATTGCTCGAGCAGGGGCAGAGATGCTTGTTTTAATCACTGTAGGAAACACTAACCAAAGGGGGACCTTTTGTTGATCCTGGCTCCATCTCTGTTTTTTTAAGCGTTTCATTCCTGCAgatcttttccatttcccatcCGCCGGAGTCCCCGGGTGGTTGCGGTGCCTTCCCCGGCTCCAGGACAGGGACCATGCCCCAGGGGCCGGGGCTGGTGGCAGGGGTTGGGCCTGGTGGGGAAGAGGCTGCTTGGGTGTGAGCGTGGCTGGCATtgagctcctccagccccgTGTCCCCTCAGGTGGCACTGCCCATGATGCACATGATGGGAGCTCCTGGCTCCCTGACGCAGGGGcagcctcctgcctcctccGTGCCCAAAGCCCCTGCCCCTGGGCACCAGCACTCCCGGGAGGGTCTCCCCTCTGCTCCATGCCTGCCCACCCTGGGACTGTCCCCTCCCTTCCCGCCGGTGCCACTGGGGGGACTGGCTGTACCGTATGTATTTTGTACCACTTCAATGAAGGAGCACACTGCCCGGTGTGACTTGTACACAGCAATGTAATTAGTCTTTGCAATAAAATACTGATGCTCAAATGTCTCTGCCCCAAGGCAGGAGCTGTTCTGTTCTCCTTCCCCAAAATGCCAGCACCTTCCTGGAGAAAGAGGGATGCATCTGACTGTGGGGGAGTTCATACTTTATGTTCACCCTGGTGGGttgaactttctttttttctggctgaGGGACCAGGGCTCACTTTTCAAATGAACCTCATTCATTTGAACCTATGAGTTGAAACTGTTGCATTTTCCGAGTGTCATTTGTTGGGTTTACTCCTTTTGTTACAAGTAAAGGCTTTAAAAGCAACAGTTCATAGGACCTCCTCAGTGGAGAAGAGGAGGTcttaactgcttttaaaaaagcaagctTGGCTCCAGGTGTGGTCGTAACACACTGGGGAATACACAAGACCCAGAAAATGCCAGCAGatctttaatttctgtgacTTTCTTCTGGTGGGAATAATCCAGCTGGCAGTGGTCAACTTCTGTGAACCTGAAGCTCTGccccttttccagctgccttcaGTCCTTGTTAACTGCTAACTGGGGAAGTCAAAACAGACCTGAGAAGTGCATCAGGTAGTGAGGACAGCAAACATTCACACCCCAGGAAGGGAATTATTCACTGACAGAAAGTGTATTTTCCTGCTGGCTTTATTTCCAAGATGACCAGCGAGGGTCAGTGCTGAAGGCATGGCACAGTAATTTCATTCCCTCTGGACAAGCAGAAGGGCAGAACCTGCCTTAGGGACTCCAGGAGCTCTGGAGTGCTTCTTTTCCCAGCATCTCCTTGGGCACCTTTTCTATTATCCACACGGCCACCAACCTGGAGAGAGTGCACGCCCACACAC includes these proteins:
- the RALGDS gene encoding ral guanine nucleotide dissociation stimulator isoform X1; the encoded protein is MVSRRRAPPHHVPAGPERMFEGCRRARSLWGGVRLEVAGESSPVVLHSFTQLDPDLPPLESSTQEIGEELEDGVIYSISLRKVQLHHTANKGQRWLGFENESALNLYETCKVRTIKAGTLEKLVEYLVSAFKGNDSTYVTIFLCTYRAFATTKQVLDLLLNRYGKLHVQANGDHARHTVDERMELKNTISSILGAWLDQYSEDFRKPPDFACLKQLISYVRHNIPGSDLERRARILLAQFQQQEQSEAEAEAVDHGSCTFQLVEENGVGDGKPDFLSFSPEMVAEQFTLMDAELFKKVVPYHCLGCIWSQRDKKGKEHLAPTIRATVSQFNSVANCVIATCLGDRSLKPQQRAKVVERWIEVARECRILKNFSSLRAILSALQCNAVHRLKKTWDEVLRESFRTFHELSEIFSDENNHSLSRELLIKEGTSKFATLEINPKRAQKRQQQQREMGVMQGTIPYLGTFLTDLVMLDTAMKDFLDGGLINFEKRRKEFEVIAQIKLLQSACNNYSFTQEDQFVEWFHSLERLSEAESYGLSCEIEPLSESASNTLKAKKNTGIIKRWSDRQPPSTEPCASGSSHSKSFDQLKCGQYLCSGDATDSVSVTSAGSSSSDVEEINISFIPESPDCQEKKRWYAPSVADGEAKPTVSSASPLLPALQFWESTSLSSLDTSGIGSGSSSASSSSVSSTPVTASRTHKRSVSGISSYSSLSLPLYNQQVDDCCIIRVSLAVDNGNMYKSILVTSQDKTPVVIRKAMAKHNLDGDRPEDYELVQIISEERELKIPDNANVFYAMNSAANYDFVLKKRGFSKGVKIKHGSSSTLPRMKQKGLKIAKGIF
- the RALGDS gene encoding ral guanine nucleotide dissociation stimulator isoform X6; translation: MVSRRRAPPHHVPAGPERMFEGCRRARSLWGGVRLEVAGESSPVVLHSFTQLDPDLPPLESSTQEIGEELEDGVIYSISLRKVQLHHTANKGQRWLGFENESALNLYETCKVRTIKAGTLEKLVEYLVSAFKGNDSTYVTIFLCTYRAFATTKQVLDLLLNRYGKLHVQANGDHARHTVDERMELKNTISSILGAWLDQYSEDFRKPPDFACLKQLISYVRHNIPGSDLERRARILLAQFQQQEQSEAEAEAVDHGSCTFQLVEENGVGDGKPDFLSFSPEMVAEQFTLMDAELFKKVVPYHCLGCIWSQRDKKGKEHLAPTIRATVSQFNSVANCVIATCLGDRSLKPQQRAKVVERWIEVARECRILKNFSSLRAILSALQCNAVHRLKKTWDEVLRESFRTFHELSEIFSDENNHSLSRELLIKEGTSKFATLEINPKRAQKRQQQQREMGVMQGTIPYLGTFLTDLVMLDTAMKDFLDGGLINFEKRRKEFEVIAQIKLLQSACNNYSFTQEDQFVEWFHSLERLSEAESYGLSCEIEPLSESASNTLKAKKNTGIIKRWSDRQPPSTEPCASGSSHSKSFDQLKCGQYLCSGDATDSVSVTSAGSSSSDVEEINISFIPESPDCQEKKVSEIPLASLPQRWYAPSVADGEAKPTVSSASPLLPALQFWESTSLSSLDTSGIGSGSSSASSSSVSSTPVTASRTHKRSVSGISSYSSLSLPLYNQQVDDCCIIRVSLAVDNGNMYKSILVTSQDKTPVVIRKAMAKHNLDGDRPEDYELVQIISEERELKIPDNANVFYAMNSAANYDFVLKKRGFSKGVKIKHGSSSTLPRMKQKGLKIAKGIF